The following proteins are encoded in a genomic region of Cervus elaphus chromosome 15, mCerEla1.1, whole genome shotgun sequence:
- the FAS gene encoding tumor necrosis factor receptor superfamily member 6 isoform X2, with protein MSGNWVLLSLIFISVAGPLSKGEKAQVAGIDSEVLKLTKNITEVSSCPEGLHREHQFCCLPCPPGKRKTSDCKHDGGIPECVFCSEGNEYTDTSHHSDKCIRCSACDEEHGLEVEQNCTRTQNTKCRCKSNFFCNSSPCEHCNPCTTCEHGIIEKCSPTSNTKCKGSRSHSNSLWALLILLIPIVLIIYKVVKSQHRNKKNDYHNSEASNDEGRQLNLTDVDLGKYIPIIAELMKITQVKEFVRKNGIEEAKIDDIMHDNLHETAEQKVQLLRSWYQSHGKKNAYCTLTKNLPKTLAEKICDIVTKDITNERENANLQNENENLV; from the exons ATATTTATCTCTGTTGCTGGACCATTGTCTAAAGGTGAAAAGGCCCAAGTGGCTGGTATCGACTCTGAGGTGCTGAAATTGACTAAGAATATTACTGAAGTGAGTTCCTGCCCAGAAGGCCTACATCGTGAGCACCAGTTTTGTTGTCTGCCTTGTCCGCCTG GCAAACGGAAAACCAGTGATTGCAAACACGACGGAGGTATACCAGAATGTGTGTTCTGCTCAGAGGGGAACGAGTACACAGACACGAGCCATCATTCTGACAAATGCATAAGATGTAGTGCCTGTGATGAAGAACACG GGCTAGAAGTGGAACAAAACTGTACCCGGACCCAGAATACTAAGTGCAGATGCAAATCAAACTTTTTTTGTAACAGTTCTCCGTGCGAACACTGTAACCCTTGTACCAC gtGTGAACATGGAATCATTGAGAAATGCTCACCAACTAGCAACACCAAATGCAAag GATCCAGATCTCACTCAAACAGTTTATGGGCCCTGCTGATCCTCCTCATCCCAATAGTTCTAATAATATACAAAG TGGTGAAAAGTCAACACAGGAATAAAAAGAATGATTATCACAACTCTGAAGCCTCAAATGAT gaaGGGAGGCAACTGAATTTAACAG atgttgACTTGGGTAAATATATCCCTATTATTGCTGAACTAATGAAAATAACTCAAGTTAAAGAATTTGTTCGGAAGAATGGTATAGAGGAAGCCAAAATAGATGATATCATGCATGACAATCTCCATGAAACAGCTGAACAGAAGGTCCAACTGCTCCGCAGTTGGTATCAAAGTCATggaaagaaaaatgcatattGCACTTTGactaaaaatctcccaaaaactCTTGCAGAGAAAATTTGTGACATAGTCACAAAGGACATTACTAATGAACGTGAAAATGCAAacttgcaaaatgaaaatgaaaacttggtTTAA
- the FAS gene encoding tumor necrosis factor receptor superfamily member 6 isoform X3: MSGNWVLLSLIFISVAGPLSKGEKAQVAGIDSEVLKLTKNITEVSSCPEGLHREHQFCCLPCPPGKRKTSDCKHDGGIPECVFCSEGNEYTDTSHHSDKCIRCSACDEEHGLEVEQNCTRTQNTKCRCKSNFFCNSSPCEHCNPCTTCEHGIIEKCSPTSNTKCKVFLSTGSRSHSNSLWALLILLIPIVLIIYKVVKSQHRNKKNDYHNSEASNDEGRQLNLTGIRRQQSFPKELQKLALLGLCSDFTLIWQGRCLMESQKF, translated from the exons ATATTTATCTCTGTTGCTGGACCATTGTCTAAAGGTGAAAAGGCCCAAGTGGCTGGTATCGACTCTGAGGTGCTGAAATTGACTAAGAATATTACTGAAGTGAGTTCCTGCCCAGAAGGCCTACATCGTGAGCACCAGTTTTGTTGTCTGCCTTGTCCGCCTG GCAAACGGAAAACCAGTGATTGCAAACACGACGGAGGTATACCAGAATGTGTGTTCTGCTCAGAGGGGAACGAGTACACAGACACGAGCCATCATTCTGACAAATGCATAAGATGTAGTGCCTGTGATGAAGAACACG GGCTAGAAGTGGAACAAAACTGTACCCGGACCCAGAATACTAAGTGCAGATGCAAATCAAACTTTTTTTGTAACAGTTCTCCGTGCGAACACTGTAACCCTTGTACCAC gtGTGAACATGGAATCATTGAGAAATGCTCACCAACTAGCAACACCAAATGCAAag TGTTCCTATCTACAGGATCCAGATCTCACTCAAACAGTTTATGGGCCCTGCTGATCCTCCTCATCCCAATAGTTCTAATAATATACAAAG TGGTGAAAAGTCAACACAGGAATAAAAAGAATGATTATCACAACTCTGAAGCCTCAAATGAT gaaGGGAGGCAACTGAATTTAACAG GCATCAGAAGACAACAAAGCTTCCCAAAGGAGCTACAGAAACTTGCTTTGCTGGGACTATGTTCAGACTTCACACTAATATGGCAAGGAAGGTGCTTAATGGAATCACAGAAATTTTAG
- the FAS gene encoding tumor necrosis factor receptor superfamily member 6 isoform X1, with amino-acid sequence MSGNWVLLSLIFISVAGPLSKGEKAQVAGIDSEVLKLTKNITEVSSCPEGLHREHQFCCLPCPPGKRKTSDCKHDGGIPECVFCSEGNEYTDTSHHSDKCIRCSACDEEHGLEVEQNCTRTQNTKCRCKSNFFCNSSPCEHCNPCTTCEHGIIEKCSPTSNTKCKVFLSTGSRSHSNSLWALLILLIPIVLIIYKVVKSQHRNKKNDYHNSEASNDEGRQLNLTDVDLGKYIPIIAELMKITQVKEFVRKNGIEEAKIDDIMHDNLHETAEQKVQLLRSWYQSHGKKNAYCTLTKNLPKTLAEKICDIVTKDITNERENANLQNENENLV; translated from the exons ATATTTATCTCTGTTGCTGGACCATTGTCTAAAGGTGAAAAGGCCCAAGTGGCTGGTATCGACTCTGAGGTGCTGAAATTGACTAAGAATATTACTGAAGTGAGTTCCTGCCCAGAAGGCCTACATCGTGAGCACCAGTTTTGTTGTCTGCCTTGTCCGCCTG GCAAACGGAAAACCAGTGATTGCAAACACGACGGAGGTATACCAGAATGTGTGTTCTGCTCAGAGGGGAACGAGTACACAGACACGAGCCATCATTCTGACAAATGCATAAGATGTAGTGCCTGTGATGAAGAACACG GGCTAGAAGTGGAACAAAACTGTACCCGGACCCAGAATACTAAGTGCAGATGCAAATCAAACTTTTTTTGTAACAGTTCTCCGTGCGAACACTGTAACCCTTGTACCAC gtGTGAACATGGAATCATTGAGAAATGCTCACCAACTAGCAACACCAAATGCAAag TGTTCCTATCTACAGGATCCAGATCTCACTCAAACAGTTTATGGGCCCTGCTGATCCTCCTCATCCCAATAGTTCTAATAATATACAAAG TGGTGAAAAGTCAACACAGGAATAAAAAGAATGATTATCACAACTCTGAAGCCTCAAATGAT gaaGGGAGGCAACTGAATTTAACAG atgttgACTTGGGTAAATATATCCCTATTATTGCTGAACTAATGAAAATAACTCAAGTTAAAGAATTTGTTCGGAAGAATGGTATAGAGGAAGCCAAAATAGATGATATCATGCATGACAATCTCCATGAAACAGCTGAACAGAAGGTCCAACTGCTCCGCAGTTGGTATCAAAGTCATggaaagaaaaatgcatattGCACTTTGactaaaaatctcccaaaaactCTTGCAGAGAAAATTTGTGACATAGTCACAAAGGACATTACTAATGAACGTGAAAATGCAAacttgcaaaatgaaaatgaaaacttggtTTAA